In the genome of Natronomonas salina, the window ACCGCGGGCTGCTCGTCGGCAACGACAACAACCTCGGCCGGCTCTCCGCACTCCGGTCGAACGCCGAGCGCTGCGGGGTGACGAACCTCGTCGTCACCCGCCAGGACGCCCGGAACTTCTCGCTGAAGCCGCTCTCAGGCGAGCCGTTCGACCGCTCTCTCGTCGACGTCCCCTGCTCCTGCGAGGGGACCGTCCGGAAGAACCCCGACGCGCTCGAGGGGTGGTCGATGGACCACGTCGAGGGCGTCTCGGGCGTCCAGAAGGGCATCCTGGGCCGGGCAATCGAGGTGACCCGCGACGGCGGCACCGTCGTCTACTCGACCTGCACGTTCGCGCCCGAGGAGAACGAGGCCGTCCTCCAGCACGCCCTCGAGGAGTACGACTGCCAGCTCGTCGACTACGACCTCGACCTCGAGCACGTCCCCGGCGTCACGGAGTGGGAGGGCGAGCAGTACGACGACTCGATGGAGCGCGCCAAGCGCATCTACCCGCACCACAACGACA includes:
- a CDS encoding RsmB/NOP family class I SAM-dependent RNA methyltransferase yields the protein MDPLARYDPLVDDPAAFHAACERPLPSVVRVNDIKATPERVRRAFDDAGVDYEPVDWHDGLFRLGDGEKPGNTWPFVHGWVYGQEEVSAVPALALDPDPGERVFDCCAAPGSKTTQLAALMDDRGLLVGNDNNLGRLSALRSNAERCGVTNLVVTRQDARNFSLKPLSGEPFDRSLVDVPCSCEGTVRKNPDALEGWSMDHVEGVSGVQKGILGRAIEVTRDGGTVVYSTCTFAPEENEAVLQHALEEYDCQLVDYDLDLEHVPGVTEWEGEQYDDSMERAKRIYPHHNDTGGFFCARLEVGA